The following are encoded in a window of Gavia stellata isolate bGavSte3 chromosome 17, bGavSte3.hap2, whole genome shotgun sequence genomic DNA:
- the IPO7 gene encoding importin-7: MDPNTIIEALRGTMDPALREAAERQLNEAHKSVNFVSTLLQITMSEQLDLPVRQAGVIYLKNMITQYWPDRETAPGEIPPYSIPEEDRHCIRENIVEAIIHSPELIRVQLTTCIHHIIKHDYPSRWTAVVEKIGFYLQSDNSACWLGILLCLYQLVKNYEYKKPEERSPLIAAMQHFLPVLKDSFIQLLSDPSDQSVLIQKQIFKIFYALVQYTLPLELINQQNLTEWIEILKTVVDRDVPAETLQVDEDDRPELPWWKCKKWALHILARLFERYGSPGNVSKEYNEFAEVFLKAFAVGVQQVLLKVLYQYKEKQYMAPRVLQQTLNYINQGVSHAVTWKNLKPHIQGIIQDVIFPLMCYTDADEELWQEDPYEYIRMKFDVFEDFISPTTAAQTLLFTSCSKRKEVLQKTMGFCYQILTEPNADPRKKDGALHMIGSLAEILLKKKIYKDQMEYMLQNHVFPLFSSELGYMRARACWVLHYFCEVKFKSDQNLQTALELTRRCLIDDREMPVKVEAAIALQVLISNQEKAKEYITPFIRPVMQALLHIIRETENDDLTNVIQKMICEYSEEVTPIAVEMTQHLAMTFNQVIQTGPDEEGSDDKAVTAMGILNTIDTLLSVVEDHKEITQQLEGICLQVIGTVLQQHVLEFYEEIFSLAHSLTCQQVSAQMWQLLPLVFEVFQQDGFDYFTDMMPLLHNYVTVDTDTLLSDTKYLEMIYSMCKKVLTGVAGEDAECHAAKLLEVIILQCKGRGIDQCIPLFVEAALERLTREVKTSELRTMCLQVAIAALYYNPHLLLNTLENLRFPNNVEPVTNHFITQWLNDVDCFLGLHDRKMCVLGLCALIDLEQIPQVLNQVAGQILPAFILLFNGLKRAYACHAEHENDSDDDDEAEEDEETEELGSDEDDIDEDGQEYLEILAKQAGEDGDDEDWEEDDAEETALEGYSTIIDDEDNPIDEYQIFKTIFQTIQNRNPVWYQALTQGLNEEQRKQLQDIATLADQRRAAHESKMIEKHGGYKFNAPVVPTSFNFGGPAPGMN, encoded by the exons GGGTTATCTACTTGAAAAATATGATAACCCAGTATTGGCCAGATCGTGAAACTGCACCAGGAGAGATTCCACCGTACTCCATCCCAGAAGAAGATAGACACTGTATTCGTGAAAATATTGTAGAAGCCATTATTCACTCTCCTGAGCTGATTAG AGTACAGCTTACTACTTGCATTCACCATATTATCAAGCATGATTATCCTAGTCGCTGGACTGCAGTTGTGGAGAAAATTGGATTTTATCTTCAGTCTGACAACAGTGCTTGTTGGCTTGGAATTCTTCTTTGTCTTTATCAACTTGTGAAAAACTATGA GTACAAGAAACCAGAGGAGCGGAGTCCCTTGATAGCTGCAATGCAACATTTTCTACCAGTTCTGAAAGATAGTTTCATTCAGCTCTTGAGTGATCCATCTGATCAGTCTGTCCTCATCCAGAAACAGATCTTCAAAATATTCTATGCCCTTGTCCag tACACATTACCTTTGGAGTTGATAAATCAGCAAAACCTGACTGAATGGATAGAAATCCTGAAGACTGTTGTCGATAGGGATGTACCAGCT gaaaccCTTCAAGTTGATGAAGATGATAGACCTGAGTTGCCATGGTGGAAATGCAAGAAGTGGGCTTTACATATCTTAGCTAGACTTTTTGAGAg GTATGGAAGCCCTGGTAATGTTTCCAAGGAGTACAATGAGTTTGCTGAAGTGTTCCTGAAAGCATTCGCCGTTGGTGTTCAGCAA GTGTTGCTGAAGGTATTGTATCAATACAAGGAAAAGCAGTACATGGCTCCTAGAGTTCTGCAGCAAACACTGAATTACATCAATCAAGGAGTGTCACATGCAGTCACCTGGAAGAATCTGAAACCTCATATTCAA gGAATTATCCAAGATGTTATTTTTCCATTGATGTGCTATACAGATGCTGATGAAGAGCTTTGGCAAGAAGATCCATATGAATATATTCGCATGAAGTTTG ACGTATTTGAAGACTTCATTTCTCCAACAACTGCTGCTCAGACATTATTGTTTACATCGTGTAGTAAAAGGAAAGAG GTCTTGCAGAAGACAATGGGCTTTTGTTATCAGATCCTTACGGAGCCAAATGCTGACCCTCGTAAGAAAGATGGTGCTTTACATATGATCGGTTCTTTGGCCGAAATTCTCCTAAAA AAGAAGATATATAAAGATCAGATGGAATATATGTTGCAGAATCATGTGTTCCCTCTCTTCAGCAGTGAGCTGGGTTACATGAGAGCACGG gcttgttgggttcttcattatttttgtgaagTCAAATTTAAGAGTGACCAGAATCTCCAGACAGCCTTAGAACTCACAAGACGGTGTCTGATAGATGATAGGGAAATGCCTGTGAAAGTAGAAGCTGCAATAGCACTTCAAGTTCTGATCAGTAATCAAGAGAAAG CTAAAGAATATATTACTCCGTTCATTAGACCTGTAATGCAAGCTTTACTTCATATTATAAGAGAGACTGAAAATGATGATCTTACTAATGTGATTCAGAAGATGATCTGTGAATATAGTGAAGAAGTTACCCCAATTGCAGTAGAAATGACACAGCATTTG GCAATGACATTTAACCAGGTGATCCAGACTGGACCAGATGAAGAGGGCAGTGATGACAAAGCAGTGACAGCAATGGGAATCTTGAATACTATTGATACACTTCTCAGTGTAGTTGAAGATCACAAGGAA attaccCAGCAGCTGGAAGGGATCTGTTTGCAAGTGATTGGAACAGTTTTGCAGCAGCATGTATTAG agTTCTATGAGGAGATCTTTTCCTTGGCTCATAGTCTGACCTGTCAACAAGTTTCTGCACAAATGTGGCAGCTTCTTCCTCTTGTTTTTGAAGTCTTTCAGCAGGATGGCTTTGATTATTTTACTG ACATGATGCCTCTGTTGCATAATTATGTTACTGTTGATACAGATACACTTCTGTCAGACACAAAATATCTTGAAATGATCTACAGTATGTGCAAGAAG GTTCTTACAGGAGTTGCTGGAGAAGATGCAGAATGTCATGCAGCAAAGCTGTTAGAAGTAATTATTCTTCAGTGTAAAGGGCGTGGCATTGATCAG TGCATACCCTTATTTGTGGAAGCTGCATTAGAGAGATTGACCAGAGAAGTGAAAACAAGTGAACTGCGAACAATGTGCCTCCAGGTTGCCATAGCTGCTTTGTATTACAATCCTCATTTACTATTGAATACATTGGAAAATCTTCGTTTTCCGAATAATGTGGAGCCTGTCACTAATCACTTCATAACACAGTGGCTTAATGACGTGGACTGTTTCTTGGG ACTTCATGATAGAAAGATGTGTGTGCTTGGCTTGTGTGCTCTTATTGACCTGGAGCAAATACCACAGGTTTTAAATCAAGTTGCTGGCCAGATCCTGCCAGCTTTTATCCTTTTATTTAATGGATTGAAAAGAGCATATGCCTGTCATGCAGAGCATGAAAATGACAgcgatgatgatgatgaagctGAAGAAGATGAGGAAACAG AGGAATTGGGGAGCGATGAAGATGACATTGATGAAGATGGTCAAGAATATCTAGAAATTTTAGCAAAACAGGCAGGTGAAGATGGAGATGATGAAGACTGGGAGGAAGATGATGCTGAAGAGACTGCTTTGGAAGGCTATTCCACAATTATTGATGATGAAGACAACCCTATTGATGAATATcagatatttaaaacaatttttcaga CAATTCAGAATCGTAACCCTGTGTGGTATCAAGCTTTGACACAGGGTCTTAatgaagaacaaagaaaacaattgcaGGACATAGCAACTCTGGCAGATCAGAGGCGGGCAGCACATg aatcCAAAATGATTGAAAAGCATGGAGGATACAAATTCAATGCTCCAGTTGTGCcaacttcatttaattttggagGCCCTGCCCCAGGAATGAATTGA